DNA sequence from the Lycium barbarum isolate Lr01 chromosome 5, ASM1917538v2, whole genome shotgun sequence genome:
GATGATATTATGATCAATCAATCTTCCAAGAAATGTGGCCTTGATGGACGAAAAAAATTGCACATCAACAGAACGAAGCTAAAAGACGCGGAGAAGATGATTAGGGGTGCCTTTATTGAGCTCTACAAGGGACTAGGATACCTTAAAACTTATCGGTATATTTCTCAAAAACTAACTAGTCGTTTGATCGCTGATTAGTTGTCTCTGTTCAAAACAATTTGACATGTTGAATCTTTACAGGAACTTGAACATGCTTGcttttgtaaagatcttgaagaAATTTGACAAAGTAAGTAGTAATTCTTTCTTTTTCCTAGCCTAAGTGCATACTAGCATCTTTGTCACTTTACTTTTATTGTGGCTAAGTTAACttatcatttttttatttttttttattttttggttgcTTTCTCATAGGTTACAAACAAACAAGTTCTTCCTATTTATTTAAGAGTTGTGGAGAGCTCCTACTTCAACAGCTCAGACAAGGTAAATTAAACAAATCAGAAAGCCAAAGAGGTGTTCaactttttcttttgaaaaaaaatctttttgaacATGAAAATGTAGCAGCATGACATTGTTTGTAGTAGTGTTGGTACTAAATTCCAAATAGATATCCCATCAATATAACATCATCAGATTATTCTTAGACAGTACTAAGTGGTCATATCTTAAAGAGAGAAAAAAGAAGTGCTATTCCACACAAGCAATGACTATATTTGCTAGATATTGTTGTCTCACACATTATACTTTGTCAAACAGGCTTTGAAGTTGGCTGACGACGTTGAGGAGATTTTCATCAAACACTTTGCTGAAGATGATAAAAAGAAAGCTATGAAATACCTAAAGCCTAGCCAGAAAAAAGAGTCTCATGCAGTTACCTTTTTCATTGGTGAGTTTCCATGAAAACAATTGGTTCATAATAATTAGAGATCATTACTAAAAGGTCATTAAACTATTGGAAATAGATGAATAAAGTcgtttttttctttattttacatAAGAAAAATCACTTTAACATTTGCTATTTCACTCAAAAGGTCAATCGAAAGTGATATATTCAGCCACTTTTCAATTATGTGGCAATTGATTTTTTAAATCAAACAATAGAAAACATTACACCAAACTCATTTTAACCAAAAATCTCATATCCGATCTGTAAAATCTCTTTATAtgctaaacaagtgccaagaagtaCCTAAAGAAAATATACAAGATAATATACCTAAGTGGTTTCTTTTCAAGTTACCACTTCTTTTATTGGATAGCCACATAAAAACAAAGAGTCATCAACATAAAAAGGGCCATTTGAATCAGCCATTAACCACCTGAAGAAAAAAAGTAGACTCAGGGGTCCACTTTTTTCCACCAGTGGAGGACAAAGAAGCCCCATTTTAGGCCATTATCATGTTATTGACCAAAAAAGTTCATACTTTAAAGAACCCTTTAAGGTGTTCAAAAGACACTAGTGCTTAGTTTTTCTAAGGTTTGTAACTCTCCCGTTTGCCAATATCATGACTTTATATAGTCAAACCTTTCTATAACAACGTCGTTTGACTGGATATTTTTTGGCCAACTATAACGAAATATTtttatagagaacatataatataacataacatgaaaaatcggtttcAAAAAAAACTTGATTGTTAtaatgaaatgttgttatagaggatgactgttatagagaCATCTAACTGAGATGAGTAGTGTCATGTGTATCAGAAACGTCAAGACTCAAGATACTGATATAACATGACACCGGCCTAATGTCCAAAGAACAATGAAAAAGGAAGACAGATTTGGTGTTAGATGTATTTTCACATTACCAAAGATGatattgatttaatttgactacTGAATACTGACTGACATTGGCTTCTTGATTTGCTTTCAAAACAGGTTTATTCACAGGATGTTTCCTAGCGCTTTTCGTTGGATATGTGATCATGGCTCATATTACAGGACTATATAGACCTAAATCTGATACAATTTACATGGAAACTGTCTATCCTGTACTTAGGCAAGTGTTCGATTAATTAACTCAATAAATTTTTGGAATTTCTTCCAAATATCTAACAGAGATTATGCTAATGATTGTGCAGCATGTTCAGCTTAATGTTCTTGCACTTCTTTCTATATGGATGCAACATATTTATGTGGCGAAAGACTCGTATAAACTATAGCTTCATCTTTGAGCTAGCCCAAACTAAGGAACTCAAGTATAGAGATGTGTACCTGATATGTACTGCGTCGATGTCTGCTGTTGTCGGGGTCCTTTTTCTTCATCTTACATTCGTGGCGAAAGGGTATTCTTATAATCAAATTCAAGCAATTCCTGGCCTCCTATTATTGGTAATTTTCTTACTATTGACAAAAAATAAAatcgatttttttcttttttgactcAATGTATGAATAAGTAATCACAATTGTTTAACAGGTCTTCATTATGCTGCTGGTGTGCCCATTAAACATCATATACAAATCAAGCCGTTATCGATTCATTTGTGTGATAAGGAACATCATATTTTCACCTATGTATAAGGTCGTCATGTTAGACTTCTTCATGGCTGATCAACTTTGTAGCCAGGTAAACAAGAAATCAGTCAATTAAATAGTTGTAGCATTATATTCTTCAGTTCTATAACAGATCAAACATTTGCTGATGTAAATTTTTGTTAATTATCAAACAGGTTCCAATGCTCAGAAACCTTGAATATGTTGCATGCTACTATATAACTGGAAGCTACAAAAATCAAGATTATGGATACTGTATGAGGACAAAATATTATAGGGACCTTGCTTATGCAGTTTCTTTCTTGCCATATTACTGGAGAGCTATGCAGGTTTTTAATAACTTCCCTTTTTCAACATTTTAACTTTGAACTTTTATATGACTTACATAAAAAAGTTGCATAGAAACTGAATCAGATATGGTATTTGCAGTGTGCACGAAGATGGTTCGACGAAGGACACAAAAGCCACCTAGTCAACCTAGGAAAGTATGTGTCTGCAATGTTGGCTGCTGGTGCCAAAGTTGcatatgaaaaagaaaagaatttggGATGGCTTTGCTTAGTTATAGTCATGTCAAGTGCCGCAACTTTGTATCAATTGTACTGGGATTTTGTTAAAGATTGGGGCTTACTCCAATGTCATTCCAAGAATCCATGGCTAAGGAATGAATTGATGCTTCGTCGAAAATTTATTTACTACTTCTCCATGGTATTAACTCTTAATCATCcctcaatgaaaaaaaaaaaaaatcaaagaaaaacataaactatgttgctcggactttcCTAAAATGTTATCGCACCCGTGTctgatcctccaaaaatacactacatTTGGTGGATCTGACAGGCACATGTCGACAATGTTGAAGAGTTAGAGCAACGTAGTACTCAGACCAACTTCTTGGAAAAACAAGTACAGATTGTCATAGATTACTTTTTAAAAAAGAGCCTTTTTTTTGTAAGTTTTAAAATTTGATCTAAGGTATTTGTATTTTCTTGTAGGGATTGAACCTTGTTCTGAGGCTAGCATGGTTACAAACAGTACTTCATTACAATTTTGGAAGTGTAGACTACAGATTAACTGGGCTATTTTTAGCAGCCCTTGAAGTTATCAGGAGAGGACAGTGGAATTTTTACAGGTAATTAATGACACATATTAGTTATATTGTCAGTGTATATAAGTTATATCCCGTTTGCCTAATGGACATTGTTTTCAATTCTGAACAGGTTGGAGAATGAGCATCTAAATAATGCAGGCAAATTTAGAGCTGTTAAGACAGTGCCACTTCCATTTCATGAAGTAGATGAACAAGATTGAATTATTCCAATTTGCAACTTAGAATTGTTGATCAAGGAATACTGTAGCAGGGCCATGCAAAATTATTTCTTGAGAACCTatcttgtaaaaaaaaaaaaaaggaatgttATCACATTGAACAAGTTGATAAATTGTCAAATTGTTCTCTATtccctctcctttttttttttggttgggccTATGTAATGTGTTCTATTCTAGGAAATAATCCACACTTGTAAAATACAAAAATTCTTCTAATGTGAA
Encoded proteins:
- the LOC132641851 gene encoding phosphate transporter PHO1 homolog 1, translating into MVKFTKQFEGQLVPEWKEAFVDYWQLKKDLKKIHLLSNNGSTNNVDNTKKECSFSRTLVSSLRRLPFFGPQRREHGVIQVHRKLGQTLSKGDLYETELLEQFADTEAAAEFFALLDLQLNKVNQFFRTKEKEFVERGECLKKQMEILIELKAALIKQQHDKGTSSGQNTKEDESISGTISCDEESNRDRTEQEQDIENSIDQVIIDSPRSSEVENSTNIKRKDNKLKSLSERVNNCPGKSLKIHIPLTNPTRTFSAITYLLRDDIMINQSSKKCGLDGRKKLHINRTKLKDAEKMIRGAFIELYKGLGYLKTYRNLNMLAFVKILKKFDKVTNKQVLPIYLRVVESSYFNSSDKALKLADDVEEIFIKHFAEDDKKKAMKYLKPSQKKESHAVTFFIGLFTGCFLALFVGYVIMAHITGLYRPKSDTIYMETVYPVLSMFSLMFLHFFLYGCNIFMWRKTRINYSFIFELAQTKELKYRDVYLICTASMSAVVGVLFLHLTFVAKGYSYNQIQAIPGLLLLVFIMLLVCPLNIIYKSSRYRFICVIRNIIFSPMYKVVMLDFFMADQLCSQVPMLRNLEYVACYYITGSYKNQDYGYCMRTKYYRDLAYAVSFLPYYWRAMQCARRWFDEGHKSHLVNLGKYVSAMLAAGAKVAYEKEKNLGWLCLVIVMSSAATLYQLYWDFVKDWGLLQCHSKNPWLRNELMLRRKFIYYFSMGLNLVLRLAWLQTVLHYNFGSVDYRLTGLFLAALEVIRRGQWNFYRLENEHLNNAGKFRAVKTVPLPFHEVDEQD